One Molothrus aeneus isolate 106 chromosome 6, BPBGC_Maene_1.0, whole genome shotgun sequence genomic window carries:
- the PTH gene encoding parathyroid hormone, translated as MTSIRNLAQAAIILCAMCFFTSSDGRPMVRRSVSEMQLMHNLGEHRHAVERQDWLQMKLQDVHSALEDARTQRPRSKDDVVLGRRLLPEHLRAAAQKKSLDLDKAYMDVLFKTKP; from the exons ATGACTTCTATAAGAAATCTGGCCCAGGCTGCAATCATTTTATGTGCCATGTGCTTTTTTACAAGCTCTGATGGAAGACCAATGGT GAGAAGGTCGGTGAGCGAGATGCAGCTGATGCATAACCTGGGCGAGCACCGGCACGCGGTGGAGAGGCAGGACTGGCTGCAGATGAAGCTGCAGGACGTGCACAGTGCCCTGGAGGACGCTCGCACCCAGAGGCCTCGCAGCAAGGATGACGTCGTGCTGGGCCGGAGGCTGCTCCCGGAGCACCTGCGGGCGGCAGCGCAGAAGAAATCCCTGGATCTGGACAAGGCTTACATGGATGTCCTCTTCAAAACAAAGCCATAG